The genomic region ACTTCCAGGAGTCACGTCACCCCCTGGCCATGGAGGTGCGGGAGCTGGACATCTTCTGCTTTGCCTGTGGGGACTATGTGCTCAATGACAACGCTGAGGGAGACCTCAAGCTCCTGCGTGGGGCACTGTCCACTGTGCGCAGCTCTGACAGGCGCTCCCTGCGCTCCTCTGCAGGGGGGGACTGCACTCCCTGGGTGGGCGAGGGCGGGCCTCAACCAGCCATGCAAACAGCCCTGTGGCACCGGAGGAAGGTGCTGCTGGGGAAGATGCTGCGCCACTGGAGGAGCCGGCAGCAGGAGGAACAGAACCAGCGGGAGGAGAAACTTGAGCAGGAGAAGGAGGTCCGGCGCCAGAAAAACGAGGTGAAGAGGAGACTCATGGGAGAGTTTGACAATTTGCAGCCAAGGAAGAGTGCCAGGCTGCTCACCCAGGCTCCTCGCTCAACCATCACACTTATCCCCCTGAAGTTCCGCGACCCTCCGGAGCGTCTGCCTCCACCCAAGAAGCCCTCCCTTCTATCCCTGAAACCTCCCAGCAATGGCAGGACTCGTAAACTCAGAGTGCGGAGGTACTACTCCCATAAGGCAACCCATCGGAGACTGGCCCCGGGGGTCACAGGGCTACGCAACCTTGGGAACACGTGCTACATGAACTCTATCTTACAGGTGCTGAGCCACCTGCAGAAATTCAGGGAGTGCTTCCTCACATTGGACATgtgtgagactgaggagctgCTGGCCAAGACCAACCAGGGTGTGGCAGGGGCtgtggttggtggtggtagtgtagCCACACCAGGCTGCCCTCTAGGACGTAGCATGGAAAAGACAGGCATAGGGGGTCTGCCCACGGGCAGCAAGCAGAGCTCGCCCCCCTGCCTAAATGCAGCAGAACTGGTACAGCCCAAGGAGCCGCGCTCCTCCACCCGCCAGCAGATGTCACTGTGCCATGAGCTGCACACTCTGTTCAGGGTCATGTGGTCGGGCCGCTGGTCGCTGGTGTCGCCCTTTGCTATGCTGCACTCTGTGTGGAACCTGATCCCAGCGTTCCGTGGCTATGACCAGCAGGACGCACAGGAGTTTCTGTGTGAGTTGCTGGACAAGGTGCAGCAGGAGCTGGAATCAGAGGGCAGCAAGCGCAGGATCGTCATCCCCATCACCCAGAGGAAGCTCTCCAAGCAAGTGCTCAAGGTCCTCAACACCATCTTTCACGGGCAGCTACTCAGCCAGGTAAAGGTCTCTACTCATTGACATGGCAATTGTACATAACACATTAATTTAGGTTTGACCTTCGGCACCCTATCATCGCTAAAGGTAAATCACAAGGATGTTTAAGCTCTTTCTACTCTATAGCATTCCCACTTTAGACCAGGTTTTCTCCACTCTTATACTAGTTGATTGCTGGATTTCACTCCAGGTGAGCATTCTTTTTTTAAAGAGATGCCTATTGCTTGTTACACAGCCTTTTTTTATATGTATCCAGTCAAGCAGGACAATAGCTGCTCTCCAGCACCAGAACTAAGGTGTGTCGGCTCTGTCAGATTTGAACTAATAAGCCCTTGGTAAAATGTTTGCTTGGTTATCCCTGCATCTGTCCAGGTGACGTGTCTGTCCTGTAAGCACAAGTCGAACACGGTGGAGCCGTTCTGGGACCTGTCCCTGGAGTTCCCAGAGCGCTACCACAGCACGGAGAAGGGCTCGGCTGCGTCTCTGGCCTACCAGCGCAGCTGCTCCCTCACTGAGATGCTGGCCAAGTTCACTGAGACAGAGGCCCTGGAGGGCAGCATCTACGCCTGCAACCACTGCAACAGTTAGTACTGGGAAAGAAACAAATCTGTCTGTTTGTGGTATAGACAAATCTTCCTGTACTGTGTTTTTCTATAGTTATTTATTTGGCTATTTGACCAGAGTCATGAAATCGAATAATTGTTTTTGTCACATGCtctcataaacaacaggtgtagactaatcATGGTTAAGGAATTAGGCCTATTGTGTGTTTCTTTCATTTTGGGCCAGATTTTATTTGACAAACTAGTCAATTGGTGGATAAAGTGAAACTGAGTTTGTGTTTTAGGGTAATCACAATATAGTTCTGCATTTTCTGGGTGATCCCATCCTATACCTCCGTCACACAAATGTTACACGTCTGTGATATGTATGTTTTCTAATTGTCAGGGAAAAGACGAAAGACGTCCCACAAGCCCCTGGTTCTGTCAGAGGCATGTAAGCAGCTGCTGATCTACCGCCTACCTCAGGTTCTACGGCTGCACCTCAAACGCTTCAGGTTAGCCCCTGAACTTTAGTCCGTTTTGGTCATTCAGAGCGTTTATTACATCTGCAGGAAGCCTTTCTTTTCACACCCAGTTGGTCTACTGAATTTGAAGACTTTGTCTGCTTACACAGTCAAGATTTACACCCACACTTTCTGTTAGTTTCTTAAATATATATTGCATGTTAAAGTACAATATCATCTTGTGGTTTAGTTGGTATGATAGATTTTGTTCTGCAAAGGGATGTCTTGTAACAGTGACAACCATAAGATAACCAATCCCTGTTGTGACAGATGGTCAGGCCGGAACCACCGGGAGAAGATCGGCGTCCATGTGGCTTTTGACCAGGTTTTGAGCATAGAGCCCTACTGCTGCACAGACTCTGGCCAGTCGGTCAACAGAGAGGGCTACACCTATGACCTGTCTGCTGTAGTCATGCACCATGGAAAAGGCTTTGGCTCAGGGCATTACACCGCATACTGCTACAACACCGAGGGAGGTGAGTGGGACCAAGATACCAGAAACTGGCATCAAAGCTAACAACTCTGGCTTAGAATAGCCTAACTGGTACATTTTAGGTTGATTTTTGTCATGTTGTGGACATTTCAGATTTGGAAAACATTGGGTTTTGTATAGTACAGTTGGCTCACAATTGGCTCCGAATATAACCTGATACTGTGAGATTACATGAGTTTCTGTTGACTGTAGGTGGCACAGTTTGCCAAACTGTAACCAgccctgtgtgtgtttccaggttTCTGGGTCCACTGTAATGACTCTGAGATGAACGTGTGCAGCGTGGAGGAGGTGTGCAACACTCAGGCCTACATTCTGTTCTATACCCAGAGG from Oncorhynchus kisutch isolate 150728-3 linkage group LG5, Okis_V2, whole genome shotgun sequence harbors:
- the LOC109891104 gene encoding ubiquitin carboxyl-terminal hydrolase 49, which codes for MDRCKHVGRLRLGHDHSILNPQKWSCVDCCTTESVWACLKCSHVACGRFMEEHSLKHFQESRHPLAMEVRELDIFCFACGDYVLNDNAEGDLKLLRGALSTVRSSDRRSLRSSAGGDCTPWVGEGGPQPAMQTALWHRRKVLLGKMLRHWRSRQQEEQNQREEKLEQEKEVRRQKNEVKRRLMGEFDNLQPRKSARLLTQAPRSTITLIPLKFRDPPERLPPPKKPSLLSLKPPSNGRTRKLRVRRYYSHKATHRRLAPGVTGLRNLGNTCYMNSILQVLSHLQKFRECFLTLDMCETEELLAKTNQGVAGAVVGGGSVATPGCPLGRSMEKTGIGGLPTGSKQSSPPCLNAAELVQPKEPRSSTRQQMSLCHELHTLFRVMWSGRWSLVSPFAMLHSVWNLIPAFRGYDQQDAQEFLCELLDKVQQELESEGSKRRIVIPITQRKLSKQVLKVLNTIFHGQLLSQVTCLSCKHKSNTVEPFWDLSLEFPERYHSTEKGSAASLAYQRSCSLTEMLAKFTETEALEGSIYACNHCNRKRRKTSHKPLVLSEACKQLLIYRLPQVLRLHLKRFRWSGRNHREKIGVHVAFDQVLSIEPYCCTDSGQSVNREGYTYDLSAVVMHHGKGFGSGHYTAYCYNTEGGFWVHCNDSEMNVCSVEEVCNTQAYILFYTQRSA